The Piliocolobus tephrosceles isolate RC106 chromosome 2, ASM277652v3, whole genome shotgun sequence genome window below encodes:
- the TMIE gene encoding transmembrane inner ear expressed protein isoform X1: MAGQPGAGTLWVLGGAALGVCLAGVAGQLVEPSTAPPKPKPPPLTKETVVFWDMRLWHVVGIFSLFVLSILITLCCVFNCRVPRTRKEIEARYLQRKAAKMYTDKLETVPPLNELTEVPGEEKKKKKKKDSVDTVAIKVEEDEKNEAKKKKGEK, translated from the exons ATGGCGGGGCAGCCGGGCGCGGGGACCCTCTGGGTGCTGGGCGGCGCCGCACTCGGGGTGTGCCTCGCGGGGGTTGCCGGGCAGCTGGTGGAG CCCAGCACGGCCCCGCCCAAGCCCAAGCCGCCCCCGCTGACCAAGGAGACAGTGGTGTTCTGGGACATGCGCCTGTGGCACGTGGTGGGCATCTTTTCACTGTTCGTGTTGTCCATCC TCATCACCCTGTGCTGTGTCTTCAACTGTCGGGTGCCAAGGACCCGGAAGGAGATTGAAGCCCGGTACCTGCAGCGAAAGGCAGCCAAGATGTACACAGACAAGCTGGAGACTGTGCCACCCCTCAATGAGCTCACAGAAGTCCCAGGAG aggagaagaagaagaaaaagaagaaggacaGTGTGGACACAGTGGCCATCAAGGTAGAGGAGGATGAGAAGAATGAGgccaagaagaagaaaggagagaaatga
- the TMIE gene encoding transmembrane inner ear expressed protein isoform X2, with translation MRLWHVVGIFSLFVLSILITLCCVFNCRVPRTRKEIEARYLQRKAAKMYTDKLETVPPLNELTEVPGEEKKKKKKKDSVDTVAIKVEEDEKNEAKKKKGEK, from the exons ATGCGCCTGTGGCACGTGGTGGGCATCTTTTCACTGTTCGTGTTGTCCATCC TCATCACCCTGTGCTGTGTCTTCAACTGTCGGGTGCCAAGGACCCGGAAGGAGATTGAAGCCCGGTACCTGCAGCGAAAGGCAGCCAAGATGTACACAGACAAGCTGGAGACTGTGCCACCCCTCAATGAGCTCACAGAAGTCCCAGGAG aggagaagaagaagaaaaagaagaaggacaGTGTGGACACAGTGGCCATCAAGGTAGAGGAGGATGAGAAGAATGAGgccaagaagaagaaaggagagaaatga